A stretch of the Bdellovibrio sp. 22V genome encodes the following:
- a CDS encoding RDD family protein, with the protein MDPFEEFEFKPLTDGLGFHKKKSSTPAKDEKSADSFSSTMIKNQGLELIEETSTDPLRPPLPRKKSSPIPQAPGSLTEVGGDGTATGAVDEILKTLQKNRHLDFESSKQKISQTTAKEEYKKTIWSFSAALLDGMLVIASSLLCMILLLVITKVDLIGNLTNPDAQGMIYLSTLAMFGGVAFIYLVLNRIYLGCTPGEWAFDQRIGKPEELNKAMFSLKVVARSFLVVATGLIVFPVLSLLFNKDMAGSITGAQLYKKA; encoded by the coding sequence ATGGATCCCTTCGAGGAATTTGAGTTTAAGCCGCTCACGGACGGTCTTGGTTTCCACAAAAAGAAATCATCAACTCCTGCCAAAGACGAAAAGTCTGCGGACTCTTTTTCTAGCACCATGATTAAAAATCAGGGCTTGGAACTCATCGAAGAAACTTCGACGGATCCGTTGCGCCCGCCTCTTCCACGCAAAAAGTCTTCGCCGATCCCACAAGCTCCGGGTTCCCTGACTGAAGTGGGCGGTGACGGGACAGCAACTGGCGCCGTTGACGAAATTCTTAAAACTCTGCAAAAAAACCGTCACTTGGATTTTGAATCTTCCAAACAGAAGATTTCGCAAACAACAGCAAAAGAAGAGTACAAAAAAACTATCTGGAGCTTTTCGGCTGCTTTGCTTGACGGCATGTTAGTGATTGCTTCAAGTCTTCTCTGCATGATTCTTCTTTTAGTCATCACAAAAGTGGACTTGATCGGCAACCTCACGAATCCAGATGCGCAAGGCATGATCTATCTTTCAACTTTGGCGATGTTTGGCGGCGTGGCTTTCATCTATCTGGTTTTGAATCGCATTTACTTGGGATGCACTCCAGGGGAATGGGCTTTCGATCAACGCATCGGTAAACCGGAAGAGCTGAATAAGGCGATGTTCTCTCTCAAGGTAGTAGCTCGCTCCTTCTTGGTGGTGGCTACAGGTTTGATCGTATTCCCTGTTCTTTCTCTTCTTTTCAATAAAGATATGGCGGGCTCTATCACGGGCGCGCAGCTTTACAAAAAGGCCTAA
- a CDS encoding 50S ribosomal protein L11 methyltransferase translates to MSDTSYFRIRLSQVPAELEDIITTHCFECGASGVTEALAFTQPDLTYDPQLLHVRAHEMDVFFQERPGCQFFDGLIEYNPDIKWHIFEEETKDWLEEWKKGFKPFKLVGDFWVVPSWLQPPAECKHAIYIDPGMAFGTGTHATTQMMAFFIHKLAEKYKNNIADWAMLDVGTGTAILAMLAQMSGMGLVTGIEIDPEARRVARENVKLNHLEQIDIPETQIEDIREQYDVVVANIIDGVLINIKKDLLRVLKPGGHMLLTGILEERDNHFFEKFMENSGLTVIRRLEKDEWVGYWVQS, encoded by the coding sequence ATGAGTGACACTTCGTATTTTCGTATCCGTTTAAGCCAGGTTCCTGCTGAACTTGAAGACATCATCACTACACACTGCTTTGAATGCGGAGCCTCTGGAGTTACAGAGGCTTTGGCTTTTACACAGCCGGATCTCACATACGATCCGCAACTTCTGCACGTTCGCGCGCATGAGATGGACGTGTTTTTTCAAGAGCGCCCAGGCTGCCAATTCTTCGATGGTTTGATTGAATACAATCCCGATATCAAGTGGCACATCTTCGAAGAAGAAACCAAAGACTGGCTTGAAGAGTGGAAAAAGGGATTCAAACCTTTCAAACTTGTCGGCGACTTCTGGGTTGTGCCTTCTTGGTTGCAGCCGCCTGCAGAGTGCAAGCACGCGATCTATATCGATCCGGGTATGGCGTTCGGAACCGGCACGCACGCGACAACGCAAATGATGGCGTTCTTCATTCACAAGCTCGCGGAGAAATACAAAAACAATATCGCTGACTGGGCGATGCTCGATGTCGGCACAGGTACAGCGATTCTAGCAATGCTCGCGCAAATGAGCGGCATGGGCTTGGTCACAGGCATTGAGATTGATCCGGAAGCTCGTCGTGTCGCGCGCGAAAACGTGAAGCTCAATCACCTTGAACAAATTGATATTCCTGAAACACAAATCGAAGACATTCGCGAGCAATACGATGTTGTCGTCGCGAACATCATCGATGGCGTTCTAATCAACATCAAAAAAGATCTTCTGCGCGTTTTAAAACCGGGCGGCCACATGCTTCTGACAGGAATTCTTGAGGAACGTGACAACCACTTCTTCGAGAAGTTCATGGAAAACTCGGGCCTCACTGTTATTCGTCGTCTTGAAAAAGATGAATGGGTCGGTTACTGGGTTCAGTCATGA
- a CDS encoding 16S rRNA (uracil(1498)-N(3))-methyltransferase: protein MRRYWIEKKDLFQNQVNFTGDVFHHIFDVCRQDVGSKFEVLTEDSKAYFVEVTQVSKKSATAQILEERSIPPLKEPHIHVALSISRFPVMDAIMEKAVEMGVKSIQPFFSEFSFLRKEDKLSDNKVERWEKIVRSATQQSGRGDLMIIRPAIPFEKVSGLINRNEGKVGLFAYEGPSTLSIKEYINKVKAENPQGIKEVWIIVGSEGGFSHGEVQEFSKLGLHPVTLGPQVLRVETACMALVSVLKYDFDLMC from the coding sequence ATGAGACGCTATTGGATTGAAAAAAAAGATCTCTTCCAAAATCAAGTGAACTTCACGGGCGATGTCTTTCACCACATCTTCGATGTCTGCCGTCAGGATGTCGGATCTAAATTTGAAGTCCTCACCGAAGACAGCAAAGCATATTTTGTCGAAGTCACTCAGGTAAGCAAAAAATCCGCGACGGCGCAGATTCTGGAAGAGCGCTCGATTCCGCCCTTGAAAGAACCGCACATCCATGTCGCTCTTTCAATTTCCCGCTTCCCTGTGATGGACGCCATCATGGAAAAAGCTGTGGAGATGGGCGTGAAGAGCATTCAACCGTTCTTTTCCGAATTCAGCTTCCTTCGTAAAGAAGATAAACTTTCTGACAACAAGGTCGAACGTTGGGAAAAGATTGTCCGCTCTGCAACCCAGCAATCGGGTCGCGGCGACCTGATGATTATTCGCCCTGCCATTCCTTTCGAGAAAGTTTCAGGTTTGATTAACCGAAACGAAGGCAAAGTCGGTCTATTCGCTTATGAGGGTCCGTCGACTCTAAGCATCAAGGAATATATCAACAAGGTAAAAGCCGAAAATCCTCAAGGGATCAAAGAGGTTTGGATTATTGTAGGCAGCGAGGGTGGCTTCTCTCACGGCGAAGTCCAAGAATTCAGCAAACTAGGCCTTCATCCAGTGACCCTCGGACCCCAGGTTTTGCGAGTTGAAACGGCTTGCATGGCTCTGGTATCAGTCCTAAAGTATGACTTTGATCTGATGTGTTGA
- a CDS encoding polyphosphate polymerase domain-containing protein, with protein MSTQVSPLSLERYELKYLIPKELIEPISRYVEAYCYMDYYSEISPDHFYVINSLYLDTPALYILQFKERANAFNFNMRIRSYGSDPKPPYFFETKYKIREFVRKKRAKVSENWIEILENDMIPEGLDESSKANLEDFLRQKITYNVGPVILTQYRRKAYISHVDDYARVTFDRDLRYQEKNEWCVVPDEKALCHYDHPDSFEEPGCNVILELKCEKKIPVWMVEMIRHFQLVGGNFSKFGNSMATHLNIPDVLSPGSLYR; from the coding sequence ATGAGTACGCAAGTTTCTCCCTTAAGTCTGGAGCGATACGAGCTGAAATATTTGATTCCGAAGGAGCTGATCGAACCGATCTCTCGGTATGTGGAGGCGTATTGTTACATGGATTATTATTCCGAGATATCTCCTGATCACTTTTACGTGATTAACAGTTTGTATCTGGATACTCCGGCTTTGTATATTCTGCAGTTTAAAGAACGAGCGAACGCCTTTAACTTTAATATGCGCATTCGTTCTTACGGAAGCGATCCGAAGCCTCCCTATTTTTTCGAAACCAAGTACAAGATCCGTGAATTTGTTCGAAAGAAAAGAGCTAAAGTTTCTGAAAATTGGATTGAGATCCTGGAAAACGACATGATACCGGAAGGGCTCGACGAATCGTCAAAAGCGAACCTCGAGGATTTTCTGCGTCAGAAGATAACTTATAATGTGGGACCTGTGATTTTGACCCAGTATCGCCGTAAGGCCTATATCTCCCACGTCGACGACTATGCCCGAGTGACCTTTGATCGTGACCTTCGTTATCAGGAAAAGAACGAGTGGTGTGTGGTGCCGGATGAAAAGGCCCTTTGCCATTATGACCATCCAGACTCTTTCGAAGAGCCGGGGTGCAATGTGATTCTGGAATTGAAATGCGAAAAAAAGATTCCGGTATGGATGGTCGAGATGATCAGACATTTCCAGCTTGTGGGTGGCAATTTTTCCAAATTCGGAAACTCCATGGCCACGCACTTAAACATCCCCGACGTGTTATCGCCGGGGAGTCTCTATCGTTAA
- the rfaE2 gene encoding D-glycero-beta-D-manno-heptose 1-phosphate adenylyltransferase: protein MGQVRDLNSIEATLAPLRQQGKKVVFTNGCFDLLHVGHVRYLQEARNLGDILVVGVNSDASVKRLKGPTRPVQIENDRAEILAALNAVDFTVIFTEDTPENLIHKVRPDILVKGGDWKIEQIVGAPFVMSYGGKVMSLQFVDGKSTTKLIEKAQK, encoded by the coding sequence ATGGGACAAGTTCGCGATTTGAATTCTATTGAAGCGACCTTGGCCCCTTTGCGCCAGCAGGGAAAGAAAGTCGTTTTTACGAACGGCTGCTTTGACCTTCTTCACGTCGGACATGTTCGTTATCTTCAAGAAGCTCGCAATCTCGGAGACATTCTTGTTGTCGGTGTTAATTCCGATGCGAGCGTGAAACGTCTAAAAGGACCTACTCGCCCCGTACAAATTGAAAACGACAGAGCTGAGATCCTCGCCGCCCTGAACGCGGTGGACTTCACCGTTATTTTTACGGAAGACACGCCAGAGAACTTGATCCACAAAGTCCGTCCCGACATTCTTGTCAAAGGCGGCGACTGGAAGATCGAGCAGATCGTCGGCGCTCCCTTCGTTATGAGCTACGGTGGAAAAGTCATGTCCTTGCAATTTGTTGACGGCAAATCCACGACAAAGCTGATCGAAAAAGCTCAAAAGTAA